In Bifidobacterium scardovii JCM 12489 = DSM 13734, the genomic stretch CGTTGAGGTCGCGGTAGATCGTGGAGACGCCGATGCTCAGATCGTCGCCGAACGAGCAGATGGTGAAGTTCAGTCCGGCCGGCGTGGTCAGGATGTTCATCGTGCGCACATAGGCGGCAAGACGCTCGTCCAGGGTGATCCTGCCGAGACTCGAGACGGTCGTGGTGGTCTCGTGGTCGGCGATGAACCGGGCCAGCTCCAGCACCCAGTCCTTGATGGGCGAGGGGGCGATGCGCAGCGCTGGATTCTTCTCCAGCGCGATCATCCGGTTCATATGCGCCTCAACGCGTTCGCGGCTGGTCGCGTGCCCCAGCTGTTCCTGCACGTGCCGCGCGATGTCGCCCAGCGGCTCGTCGTCGGTCGGCGTGTAGGCGACGTACGTCATGCCATAGAAGTTGCGCACCGTCTCCGAGCGGAAGAACGCGCGCAGATCCACGGGGATGTCCACGCGGATTGCGCGGCTGCGCGCCCGCGAGGGCATACCGTCGCGGATCGCGCTGATGATCGCCGCGATCATGTACGAGGTCAGGCTCACGCCGCATGCGTGGGCCGCGCCGAGCACGCGCCGCACGCTGACGTGGTATTCCATGAACGTGGGCGCCTCGCGGTCCTGCAGTCCGGCCAGGCGGTAGATGCGCGTGCCCGGCGCGGCGCCGGCCTTGTCGCGTTCGTAGTACTTGTCGAAGCTGTTTTCAGCCTTGTCGCTGTCCGAGCCGTCGTAGTCGGACGGCACGCCGGCCACGCCGTACCGCTCGGCGATGTATTCGTGCAGCAGCGCCTTGAACAGGTTCATCGCGCCGCGTCCGTCGGAGATCATGTGCGAGACCTCCAGATTGACCCGGTCGCGGTAATAGCTTACGCGGAACAGGATGCTTTTCGGCCCGTAGTGCAGCCGCGAGCAGATCGGC encodes the following:
- a CDS encoding phthiocerol/phthiodiolone dimycocerosyl transferase family protein, whose translation is MARRTWYRLDNIGKFYSSQAGRSSQTVFRYSAGLADDIDPTALQHALDRAIAKFPSFNVHLLNGLFWHYLEQADERPLVEPEHLPICSRLHYGPKSILFRVSYYRDRVNLEVSHMISDGRGAMNLFKALLHEYIAERYGVAGVPSDYDGSDSDKAENSFDKYYERDKAGAAPGTRIYRLAGLQDREAPTFMEYHVSVRRVLGAAHACGVSLTSYMIAAIISAIRDGMPSRARSRAIRVDIPVDLRAFFRSETVRNFYGMTYVAYTPTDDEPLGDIARHVQEQLGHATSRERVEAHMNRMIALEKNPALRIAPSPIKDWVLELARFIADHETTTTVSSLGRITLDERLAAYVRTMNILTTPAGLNFTICSFGDDLSIGVSTIYRDLNVIRNLCRILTAAGIDGLINIGGAHVEGTAARKEEPPSGVQADAQTAGKGGTIGGTGTADQSEESDKDEESSKTDETGETKEGGTHDAM